In a genomic window of Streptomyces sp. SJL17-4:
- a CDS encoding phage tail protein gives MSGSARGTVPGLATPYPLGAALPAVYAEDDFGQRFVSGLDVVLAPLFTVLDSLEAYFSPALAPADFVDYLATWVGAELGGDEPLPLRRHAVASAVALHRVRGTRQGLAAAVRLAFGVPPEITESGGASWSAAPLGPFPGAPVAGLHVVLRVADPAAVDPHRLRAVVAAARPAHLPFTVAVTISPPSSATSSRPSEGA, from the coding sequence GTGAGCGGGTCCGCGCGGGGTACGGTGCCGGGCCTCGCGACCCCGTACCCGCTGGGGGCGGCGCTGCCCGCCGTCTACGCGGAGGACGACTTCGGGCAGCGGTTCGTGTCCGGCCTGGACGTCGTCCTCGCTCCGCTCTTCACCGTCCTCGACTCCCTTGAGGCGTACTTCTCGCCCGCGCTGGCCCCCGCCGATTTCGTGGACTACCTCGCGACCTGGGTCGGGGCCGAGCTGGGCGGCGACGAGCCGCTGCCGCTCCGCCGGCACGCGGTCGCCTCGGCCGTGGCGCTGCACCGGGTGCGCGGCACCCGGCAGGGTCTCGCGGCGGCGGTGCGGCTCGCCTTCGGCGTGCCTCCGGAGATCACCGAGAGCGGGGGTGCGAGCTGGTCGGCGGCGCCGCTGGGACCGTTCCCCGGGGCGCCGGTGGCCGGGCTGCACGTGGTTCTCCGGGTCGCCGACCCGGCCGCCGTGGATCCGCACCGGCTGCGCGCGGTCGTGGCCGCGGCCCGTCCCGCGCATCTGCCGTTCACGGTCGCGGTGACGATCTCCCCGCCGTCCTCGGCGACCTCTTCCCGTCCATCCGAAGGAGCTTGA
- a CDS encoding MMPL family transporter: protein MLSKALLRLGAGAARHPWRVIAAWLVAATLAVLAAIAFGGRNADSMTAPGLDSQRAAELIERTGTGQEGMTAQVVVTPLDGAATFFDHDSARTALTRLRAEVKRLPHVLGTSDPAGALDAGGDTAVRGGLVSADGRIAVVRVQYPDQSRLSAEDLDALVDLGDRLRAELPLRIEMGGSLFYAFSDPDGGASELIGLVAAAAILFLAFGSLVAAALPIGMAVFGLTVGVATMTVLAGVTDVPTFAPVLGSMVGLGVGIDYALFVLARHREYLARGLDPHEAAGRAVATAGRPVVFAGGTVVVSILGMAVANVPFMTVGGVAVSIVVLTMVLASVTLLPAFLGAAGPRLARAGRIARALQTRKPGRLARRRDPAADAAHAAGWRRWIGHVSRHPVPYAVGAAGLLLTATLPVLGLRVGLPDDGSLPHSRTERRAYDLVAEGFGPGTNGPLVIAADPTGDPGVLDRLVATVAADPGIASVAPTHIDRATGIATLVVFPTSSPQDKATADTIARLRTDVLPTAIGHGPARAHVGGAAASLSDVGRRTSQRLPVFVAAVLAMSFLLLMLVFRSILVPLKAVLLNLLSIGAAYGIMVAVFQWGWGGALIGLEATVPIVSFIPMFLFAILFGLSMDYEVFLLSRVREEYLRTGDNGTAIVEGVSRTARIITSAALIMVAVFLSFAVAEDPSTKMFGLGLATAIFIDATVVRMVLVPATMTLLGRTNWWLPKWLDRMLPRGPVGTDDTDAESTGEAPRPRLVDR, encoded by the coding sequence ATGCTCTCGAAAGCCCTGTTGCGCCTGGGCGCAGGCGCCGCCCGCCATCCCTGGCGGGTGATCGCGGCATGGCTGGTCGCCGCCACGCTCGCCGTCCTCGCCGCGATCGCCTTCGGCGGGCGGAATGCGGATTCGATGACCGCTCCGGGACTGGACTCCCAGCGGGCCGCGGAACTGATCGAGCGGACCGGCACCGGCCAGGAGGGGATGACCGCCCAGGTGGTCGTCACCCCCCTCGACGGCGCTGCGACGTTCTTCGACCACGACAGTGCGCGCACCGCCCTCACGCGGCTGCGGGCCGAGGTGAAGCGGCTGCCGCACGTGCTCGGCACGAGCGACCCGGCGGGGGCACTCGACGCGGGCGGGGACACCGCCGTGCGCGGCGGCCTCGTCTCGGCCGACGGGCGGATCGCGGTCGTCCGGGTGCAGTACCCCGACCAGAGCCGGCTGTCGGCAGAAGACCTCGACGCCCTCGTCGATCTCGGCGACCGGCTGCGCGCCGAACTGCCCCTGCGCATCGAGATGGGCGGGAGCCTCTTCTATGCCTTCTCCGACCCCGACGGCGGCGCGAGCGAGCTGATCGGCCTCGTCGCCGCGGCCGCGATCCTGTTCCTGGCGTTCGGTTCGCTCGTCGCCGCCGCACTGCCGATCGGCATGGCGGTCTTCGGACTGACCGTCGGGGTCGCCACGATGACGGTACTGGCGGGGGTCACGGACGTCCCCACCTTCGCACCGGTCCTGGGCAGCATGGTCGGGCTCGGAGTGGGCATCGACTACGCACTGTTCGTGCTCGCCAGGCACCGGGAGTACCTCGCGCGCGGGCTCGATCCGCACGAGGCGGCCGGACGAGCGGTGGCCACGGCGGGGCGGCCGGTGGTCTTCGCCGGCGGAACCGTCGTCGTGTCGATCCTCGGAATGGCGGTCGCGAACGTGCCGTTCATGACGGTGGGCGGGGTTGCCGTCTCGATCGTCGTCCTGACGATGGTGCTCGCGTCGGTGACGCTGCTGCCGGCCTTCCTCGGCGCCGCCGGCCCACGCCTGGCCCGGGCCGGCCGGATCGCCCGGGCTCTGCAGACCAGGAAGCCGGGCCGACTCGCACGGCGGCGGGACCCGGCGGCAGACGCCGCCCACGCCGCCGGGTGGCGTCGCTGGATCGGGCACGTCAGCCGGCACCCGGTGCCGTACGCGGTCGGCGCGGCGGGGCTGCTGCTGACCGCGACGCTGCCCGTGCTCGGCCTGCGCGTCGGCCTGCCCGACGACGGCTCACTGCCCCACAGCCGTACCGAGCGCCGGGCCTACGACCTCGTCGCCGAGGGGTTCGGCCCGGGCACCAACGGTCCCCTCGTCATCGCCGCGGACCCCACCGGTGATCCGGGAGTGCTGGACCGACTCGTCGCGACGGTCGCGGCGGATCCGGGCATCGCATCCGTCGCGCCGACGCACATCGATCGGGCCACCGGCATCGCGACCCTCGTGGTGTTCCCGACCAGCAGCCCTCAGGACAAGGCCACGGCCGACACCATCGCCCGGCTGCGCACCGACGTGCTGCCCACGGCGATCGGGCACGGCCCGGCCAGGGCCCACGTCGGCGGCGCCGCCGCGAGCCTGTCCGATGTGGGCCGACGCACCAGCCAACGCCTGCCGGTGTTCGTCGCCGCCGTGCTGGCGATGTCGTTCCTGCTGCTGATGCTGGTCTTCCGCTCGATACTCGTACCGCTCAAGGCGGTACTGCTGAATCTGCTGAGCATCGGCGCGGCCTACGGCATCATGGTCGCGGTCTTCCAGTGGGGCTGGGGAGGCGCACTCATCGGGCTGGAAGCGACCGTTCCGATCGTGTCGTTCATCCCGATGTTCCTCTTCGCCATCCTGTTCGGCCTGTCGATGGACTACGAGGTGTTCCTCCTCTCCCGCGTACGCGAGGAGTACCTGCGCACCGGCGACAACGGCACGGCGATCGTCGAGGGCGTCTCGCGCACCGCCCGGATCATCACCTCGGCCGCCCTCATCATGGTGGCGGTCTTCCTGTCCTTCGCCGTCGCCGAGGACCCCTCCACCAAAATGTTCGGGCTCGGCCTGGCCACCGCGATCTTCATCGACGCCACGGTCGTACGCATGGTGCTGGTACCGGCGACCATGACACTCCTCGGACGGACCAACTGGTGGCTGCCGAAGTGGCTGGACCGGATGCTTCCCCGCGGCCCGGTCGGCACCGACGACACCGACGCGGAATCCACGGGTGAAGCCCCGCGTCCACGGCTGGTTGACCGTTGA